From the Cydia splendana chromosome 6, ilCydSple1.2, whole genome shotgun sequence genome, the window atcgtgaggaaacctgcatacatctgcgaagaaattcaaaggtgtatatgaagtccccaatccgcattgggctagcgtggggactatagcccaagccctctcgcgcatgagaggaggcctgtgcccagcagtgggacgtatataatataggctgaaatgatgatgaatatATTAGTAGGAATATTGTGTAATACGCGTGATAGGATTAAGCCGTTTAAGGTAGGTATAGGtccataaataggtacctacgtatagACGTAGGCCATTAGTTGCCAGAATGATAATAAAGGTGTTATTGAATTCCACAATAACACCAATAATTCAACCttttttaaaaacgtattaacaTATCCAtgtttgtcctttaaaaactcAAACTTACCTACTTCTAACATAGAACATCAGATGCTAACGAGTTTAGAACGAGGCCATTTTTACTCCAAAAATTTCTGCAAACAAAGTTTCCCAGTTTGGGGTTTGCAAAAagttttacaacaaaaaaaaaattatgaacaGGGTCTACTACATCAAAAAAGGATAATTCTCATTTTGGATctctaatttaattttaagttggGAGTTAACTTTTCTAATTATCATGGTGTAAGttgtatatttgtattttaatgccctAAAAGCTTTTTGGTTTATTACAGTACCTTCTGATGATTATGATTACATATGTGGAAGTCATAGGACGCACGCTTACCTCGTAAAGTACTCGACTCTGGAGTGTGTTGAAGCACACAGAAGCTAATGAAAAAGCACTTTTCTCGCGTCTGTGAGCCATCAAACCTTCTTTATATTCGAATTGATTCTAAATAATGAATGCGGTTCCCATTTAGCTCTATTCGTTTCAGAAATACGCATGAATTTCATCATGAACCTTTTTTTTTGTGATCCgcttttgtaatttatttttggtaGGTACCCTCTGTGTAGCtatataattacaaaatacttcCGTAGGTCGAATTCATGAACCGAGGTACATTAATAAATCCTATTGCGATATTATTTAATGTACACTTATTTAACCTAGCGGGAAAAAACACGTCTCTAAGTTCATAAGCTTCGCACGCGTTTACAAATTCAACGGCGGGACTTTTACGAGCAATAATTacaataagtataatataaaaCAGATAAGATAAGCCTGCACGTGGTCCTCCTGCTGTTTAACGGAAGAGATAGCAACAGAGAAGGAAATCTTAAAACAAACCCGGCTCGGTGACAGCCGTTATGCACCTGCAGCCGATCCGACTCCGCGCGTATTGACCTGTCTTTCCCGCGGATCTAGTAAGTCGGTAAGGCCGAGAGAGAGCCACAGGTCTTGGGCAATCCTGTGTCTCTTCGTTTGTGTCCCAGGCGATGCAGTGTCCGTGGAGAGGAAAAACGTTGTCTGCCTACCTGACACTGCTTGTATGACTATACGTAATAGACTCGAAGGCCGACAAATATAAAACATCGTAGTAGTACCGTTTGaggtgtgaaataaaataataaggtATGTATTGAATCGCgtgtataattaaaataaaacaataagtataaaaaaatactattacggATGGCAATATATTGGTAAAGTTTGGATAGCCAATTTTTCACCTAGGCAAGTGTAAATGAGGATTCGTTGTGTTGACAGTTTGATAACGCTGGTCCCTCCCCGTCAATATATATTAAGAGCTATGATGGTGACCTTAATAATTTTTGTTCAGGTAAATCAACAAGTGGCATCAACGAGGGAATCATCTGGGTCAGCATAATCATGGCGATAGCGATAGCCGTGCTCATTTTCGTCGCTCTCTGCTACATTCTCTGCGAGAAGTGCTCTAAGCGGCGCGCGCATCGCGAGCAGTCATGACGATACAAGCAGGAGTTCACGCGCCATGCGCTCTCGAACTCCCTCGTCGACCTCGACTTCCCCCACTACACCCTCTACCCCCAGTACTCCCCTGACGGAAAAGAGTACTACTACAACTTCCACCGCTTCTCCTATCTTAGGGACAGCTTTAAACTACCGCCTAAGGATTACCCCATAAAGGATGACGAAGTATACATCAATGCGTGATTATAATGTGTAAACGTAGTTTTACGTGTCGAAGAGTCatagataatttatttttgatgaTGTGTCTATGTACCTACGTGTAGATTTAGATGAACGGTTAGGAACCGTAAATCAAACAGGGGGCTAATTCGACTCGTTTTTATGATAGTTCCGGTTACGGCAAATTGCGTCACTATTGTGTATGTCACAAGACTTGCAATGTCATGAGTTGTCAAAGAAATGTTAAATGGCGCCCCGGAGCTATTCGATTAGTTGAAAATCGAAAGGCGTGTAAATATTTATAACGTTAAATTAGTAAAAGTAGTAGTAAATGTTAGACGTGATCACAATATGGATTTTAAAGATTGGATTGTACTGTGATAGAGATTAGTACTCGACTAAATGCTGTTGAAACGGGTAATCGGTGGCGTGAACGAAAACCATAAAAGGTTATTACGGTCACAACGTATTCGCCACCATTTTAGTAGGTTTTGCATGGGCACCCAAACCAGGTCAACAATAAGAAtaaagtttttagttttttataagAAGCTTACCATATATAACTAGTGACGCTGTGGGCAAAGTTATATTTAAgggcaaagttatgtttaaaaagggcaaagttttatactttttcggtAATCAAACTCTGAGCTCTTTATAAGCAGaaactaggtacagtcagcgtcatataatTGGTAGTAAGTGAgaaactaaacaaaaaaaaatttcgttaCCACATAACCACCATCACATCAAATATGTACACTgaaatttaatatttgaagCAATACTGTGGGGTGACTACTTATTGGTCTTCGTTATTGCTAGTCGCATTTGTTGTTGAATTTAATAACAATAAGTTCAAGAAACAgtttatacctaaatctaaaGTCTGCTCTATAGTGTCTTGAAACTTGAAAGTTTAAAGCAGTGAATTGTTCGTTGTTGTCGAGGAATCAACTCGTTAAACAAACCAGTTTAATGAATACCAACAGAAATATTTACCTTTTATACTTCAATAGTAAACATTTTAATCGAAGTTACTCTTAATAATGATTTTAagtgttaaatataattattgtttaattaaataggtactttaaatCCGTAAGCTTACACAGTGAGCTTACGCTTTCTCTCTAACCCTTTTATTGTACTATATACTGATATTGTCCAAATTTACCTTCAAGATAAGTATCTGACATAGGTAtacttattgaaatatttatttatagcccTAAGCGAAACGAATGTAAAATATAACAAGGTAACTTGAaataaggtaggtatataatgaCCAATGTATTATTCGTGTATGTATTGATTTTCTAGAAAGAAATAAACGTTGGAAAATACAATGTACatggttattattatttttgtagcataTCTTAGTAACACCTAACACCTAACCAAGATGATAAAATCGTTTGCAGTAAACGAAAAAAACGCTATAATTTCCATacatcaaagagaatttagactagaggaacattgtcaaagtaaattatgcagtcattacatttactgccatctttcggcacaaatgattgaaacttttagaacgccatttgactttgatccttattttttcaggataggccaaaggttataggtatggtgccatcttcGAGCGATGGCGACATACCTTTGAcgtactctcgagtagatggcgatactttttgacatttaataaaaGTAGTATCACTGGAAAAAATAAGGattaaagtcaaatggcgttctaaaagttttaatcatttgtgtccaaagatggcagtaattgtactgactaaataatttactttgacaatattcctctatttcaaattctctttgcatacattatttattttaggcttATTATTCTTTATCTATATATTCTTAttcgggcaactaaaatattaaacaggaactttcactgggcatattaataatataatatggctgtgcattaatattttagcgccaataaatttatattagcctcaaatttaagcatcatattattataaaactggcagcaaaatcaagccacccaaaaaatcatagggaacttgaattgataggctggcgtctaaaataataagttggcaactaatattgtaaagcgatcataaaatttggtggtttatatatgtacatatacagaataccttaaatacctatatacataagctttaaatactccagtttaaataatttaaatatatgcatacctagtactttaaattgacaaatttcctaattCATTGGTCAATAATCGAAATTCCttatcatgaaacacctaatggccattataccgttaggtctttaaatttttaattactaatttcaatagttatcaCGGTGTTCTGCAAGAGtgaaaagataggtgcgacgacgagtgAAGCGAGGAaaagcgtgttaggttgaccgtgtagtgaccaaacaaaatattttaaaagaacttcatttttgattaaatagatagccgttttctttttaaaatgtgcatcataaatggtctccaatataataattcagttgccaaataaatatttgatacctgcctataaataaacaaaagctgtaacggcattaaaatacaactcatattgatatattttaaggctctgtttttgttgccaatctattaattttagtacccatttctatttttttaaactactcaaattcgattaaatagttgaccggttaaatacgtgcctttaTTTTAAGTTTGTCTTGGCGTTTCGTTGCGTTTTCTGCAAACGATTgacatgttggctaggcccaaTGAACATCTAAACAAAGATCAACAGGGACATTAATagtgttaaaacacaaaaaatataaCGAAACTCATGAGACCCCTCTCACACTGCACTTACAAGATGATTCTTCTCAAACACATAATGTTAGGTTTCTTTAtcagtgtacagtcagcagcaatagttgctaagcgggtgaggtgttcaaaatgatcttgacgtgactttcgtattcgtatagattagtgtaaaataatttatattgtaatttcatattatgaaataaataaatctaaatctaaatctaaatctttattaatgggtcaaacagatcactgtgttatgtctttcctgtagacatacacgagagttaagggctataaagg encodes:
- the LOC134791789 gene encoding uncharacterized protein LOC134791789; the encoded protein is MMRIVISGASARTGVVVLVVASSAGVSARVAGKVGGYSNKSSGKSTSGINEGIIWVSIIMAIAIAVLIFVALCYILCEKCSKRRAHREQS